The DNA region CTGAGGGATTTTCCGTTCGATTTCTTCTCACAACGACCCTGATGCATGCAGGTCGCTACCAGGCCAATTTCACCAAAGGCGGGCTCATGGTGTCCGAGAGCCGCCTCGTTGCCGATCTCTTACTGCAGGGTATCGACCCTGCGGGCTGGAAGCAGGCCATCGAGGTCGAGAATCGGCTGCGCAAGCGCTCGCTGACCACCGCATCGACCAAGGCGACCCTGATCCGTGCGCGGTTGCGGACCATGACCCCGGGCCTTTGGCGTCTGGTGCGTGACGGCGACAAGCCCGTGGCCACCCAAGCCGTCTTCGCCGCGACCCTCAAATACTCCCCCTTGCTGGGTGACTTTCTGGACCTGGTGATGCGGGATCTCTACCGGCGCTTCGAGGACCGGCTCAAGCCCGCGCATTGGGACCGCTATCTGGACGACTGTCACACCCGCGATCCCCGCATGCCCTACTGGGCCACGGGCACCCTGATCAGTTTGCGCTCCC from Chromatiaceae bacterium includes:
- a CDS encoding DUF1819 family protein, with the translated sequence MHAGRYQANFTKGGLMVSESRLVADLLLQGIDPAGWKQAIEVENRLRKRSLTTASTKATLIRARLRTMTPGLWRLVRDGDKPVATQAVFAATLKYSPLLGDFLDLVMRDLYRRFEDRLKPAHWDRYLDDCHTRDPRMPYWATGTLISLRSRVFGILTEVGYLSDARTRTLKPLIISPAVASDLKTQGEDRILRCMQVNA